The Nothobranchius furzeri strain GRZ-AD chromosome 8, NfurGRZ-RIMD1, whole genome shotgun sequence genome includes a region encoding these proteins:
- the LOC107394705 gene encoding leukocyte elastase inhibitor, with protein sequence MATVSKANTDFALEFFNTLSAANPTGNIFVSPLSISSALAMVYLGAKGSTAAQMAKVLSFGSGVHADFQTLNADINSPSASYILKLANRLYGEKTSSFLPKFLEDTNKFYQATLEAVDFIGSPESCRAEINGWVEQQTENKIKDLLKPGMVTPNTRLALVNAIYFKGNWLNRFDVANTKEMPFKVNQNESKTVQMMYQMKKLPYNYIPEFGLQILELPYVKEELSMFILLPAESADGSDPLLKLEKELTQERLNEWTNRANMDVHSEVLVHLPQFKLEEEYELNEHLAKLGMTDVFCSAKSDLSGMNGEGGLFLSTVAHKAFVEVNEEGTEAAAATAGMVAFCMLREEHFTADHPFLFFIRHNKTKSILFFGRFSSPQ encoded by the exons ATGGCCACCGTCAGCAAAGCAAACACTGACTTTGCCTTGGAGTTTTTTAACACTCTGAGTGCGGCAAATCCCACCGGGAACATCTTCGTCTCCCCGCTGAGCATCAGCTCAGCCCTGGCGATGGTCTACCTGGGAGCCAAAGGAAGCACGGCCGCTCAGATGGCAAAG GTCCTCTCGTTCGGCTCCGGCGTCCACGCAGACTTTCAAACACTCAACGCCGACATCAACTCTCCTTCTGCATCGTACATCCTGAAACTAGCCAACCGCCTTTATGGAGAAAAGACCAGCAGTTTTCTCCCG AAATTCCTGGAAGACACAAATAAGTTCTACCAGGCAACCCTGGAGGCCGTAGATTTCATCGGATCTCCGGAGTCGTGCAGGGCAGAGATCAACGGCTGGGTGGAGCAGCAGACAGAGA ATAAGATAAAAGACCTTCTGAAGCCTGGAATGGTCACTCCAAACACGAGACTGGCTCTGGTGAACGCCATCTACTTCAAAGGAAACTGGTTGAACCGCTTTGATGTGGCCAACACCAAGGAGATGCCTTTCAAGGTCAACCAG AATGAGTCCAAAACAGTCCAGATGATGTACCAGATGAAGAAGCTTCCTTACAACTACATCCCAGAGTTTGGGCTGCAGATCCTGGAGCTGCCGTATGTGAAGGAAGAGCTCAGCATGTTCATCCTGCTGCCCGCGGAGTCTGCGGATGGTTCTGACCCTCTGCTGAAG CTGGAGAAGGAGCTGACGCAGGAGAGGCTGAACGAGTGGACCAACAGGGCAAACATGGACGTCCACTCGGAGGTCCTCGTCCACCTGCCGCAGTTCAAGCTGGAGGAGGAGTACGAGCTGAACGAGCACCTGGCTAAACTGGGCATGACAGATGTGTTCTGCTCGGCCAAGTCCGACCTGTCGGGCATGAATGGAGAGGGGGGGCTGTTCTTGTCAACGGTGGCCCACAAGGCCTTCGTGGAGGTGAACGAAGAGGGCACGGAAGCAGCTGCAGCCACAGCTGGAATGGTGGCTTTCTGCATGCTGCGGGAGGAGCACTTCACAGCAGAtcaccccttcctcttcttcatcagGCACAATAAGACCAAGTCCATCCTGTTCTTCGGCAGGTTCTCTTCTCCTCAGTAG